Genomic DNA from Ctenopharyngodon idella isolate HZGC_01 chromosome 1, HZGC01, whole genome shotgun sequence:
AGGAATGTGTATGCAGGTACAAGGTACTTTTCCAGTGAACATGTGAGGTCATGCGATGATTACAGTGACATCACACCATTCTCATACTGATACAGTGAATAATATGTGAGGTCATTGTGAATTCAAAATGTTGAGCAGGTTGAGAGGAGGCTGTTCAAATATCAGTCACTGGGGGGGACATTCTACTTCCTGTTTCTCAACACTATCACAATGGTTGGCGCCGATGGCCTCATGGGCAGCGTGCCGACATGTAGCACCAATGCGCTTCGAgcgacccgagttcgagtcccggctcgTGGTCCTTTCCCGATCCCGCATCGGGGATCATCGCATCACAGGTTTTTCTTGTGCCATAAGTCGACTTGCACAGAATGCGTACAGTattctgctggaagctagttattttactttatacatttttaaatatggatatttttctaataaaaacccatcacttctcttcagaaggcctttattaaccccctggagccatatggattatttttattatggatgaacgcatttttggggggcttcaaaatcatgccccccattcactactattataaagcttggaagagccaggatatttttttgaatatattgcagtttgtgttagtctgaaagaagatagtcatatacacctagaatggcttgagtaaatcatggggtaattttcatttttaggtgaactaacccttcaagccttgtctgtgaaagcaGGAGATAATGTTTTAGATTTCAGTGCATGTCACAAAGTTTTGTTGAAATCATTTTCAGAGTCTCGTTGTGGGACGTCTGTTATCCTGGACGAGTATGTTGGACAAACAATCACTTTCCACTGTGAATATGATGATAAGTTTAAATCACACACCAAAGTCTTCTACAGATTGAATGGAGATCCTGTCCATGTGCTGAACAGCTCACAGTCATCACAATCATCTGAGGAGAAGTTCATTCTGTCTGACAGTCATGAAGATCATTTTACTGTGACCATTAGAGACATTTCTGCAGATGACGGAGGAGTTTATTTATGTGGAGTGGAGAGAGACAGATCAGATGATCGACCTTCAGAAACATCAATTACTCACATAACCTTCATTAAAGAGATTCAGCTGAATGTTAAAAGtgagtttagtttatttttaattaaagaatTTTTACAGctctaaatgtaaaaagaaaagtaaatccCCCCtgacttttaataatttaacaaatcAATACATAAATCTAGTTTTTTCAGGCCAAATCACTTCTGTCCTGGTTCAGGCCTACTCCAGTAAATCCGTCTTCATCACGTGTAAATTTCCACAAGAGTTCAAAGGAAACAAGAAATTCATCCAGAAAGATCCATCACAGAAGATCCCTGTTGATGAACAGAATCAATGGGTCCGTCATGATAAAGTTCACATGTATGATGATTCCAGTGAAGGACTTCTGAAGGTTTTTATCAGTGATTTAACAGCAGCTGATGAAGGAACGTACAGGTGTGGAGTGAATATCGCTGGTGATGATCTGTTCACTGAGGTCAAACTCACAGTAAATCAAGGTAAAGAGATTCTGTCAGGAGATTCTTTTTGAACACACACTCTATAACAGTTAAATTGAGGGAAATAATATTTGATACTTTTGATATtagatatttttcattgtttttgtgtacagttgatcattttaatgcatcaaGTAAAGCATCTGCTGTTATTGGTGAAAGTGTGAAACTCACCTGCGATTTCCCTGAGAAACACGACGAGACCTTCAAACACATCTGCAGAGAGAACGAGAAGAAGATATGTGAGAACATCAGTTCATCAGAGCAGAAACGCTTTGAGTTTTCTGTCAGTACAGCAGGAGTTTTTACAGTGATCATCAGTGACGTGAGCGAGAGAGATGCTGGAGTTTACTGGTGTGGAGCAGAAACCAGAGACACACATCTGACTTCTGTCTCTCTCACCAATCAACATCAACTCACTGTGACCAGTACGTACAGTAACCATAAACCAAATAACATATGCATACATTGCAGGATATAAACACTTTCATTCTCTTTGACTGTTAGTGCCTCCAGCAGTTGGACGTGAAGGAGATTCATCAGAGATCAAATGCCCTTATAATGCAAAACATTCAAAAGAAGTAAAGCATCTTTGCAAAGGAAAGTGTTTCACTGAAGATGCTCAAAATATCATTCGATCAGATGAAGCTGATGCTAAAAAACCAAAGATTTCAGTAAAGGATGAGCCTGAACTCAATCTCTTCACTGTGACCTTGAGTGACCTGAGAGCAGAGGATGCTGGGATATATTGGTGTGCAGTGAAAGATGCGTTTAATCTTCCCACTGAACTCATGATCGTCATGAAAGATGGTGAGGGTGTTTTCTGGAGAAAATCTCAATGTTTCTGATCATTCTGTTATCACACTCATATTTTTCTGCTCTTCAGCGGTCACTCATGAAGCGTCTGTCGGAGGATCAGTGTCCATCAGCTGTAAGTTCATCAGGAATCACACGCGTCTCCAGAGGTCGTTTTGCAGAGGAGATCAGCCGAATATCTGTGTCCGAGACGGAGTTCGTGTTTCATCGAATAGGAGAACAAATGGGCGATTCTCTGTGACTGATGAAACCTCAGCTGGAGTCTTTACTGTGAACATCAACGATCTGACAgaagaggattctgggaaatACTGGTGCGCAGAGGAGAGTTCTGGGTCGTTCATATTCACTGAAGTTCATCTACATGTGATCAGAGGTAAAATACTCTTTCATTAAAAGGATCGTTCACCAAGAAATTAAAATGTCCTTTCTTCAACttaacacaaaaggagatattttgttTCATCCATGCAGTGAAAGTCAATCGGGTCCAATGCTGTTTGGTTTTCAAATACAGGTTTGAACTAGTGTTGAcaaaaaatatcgatatttcgatacgtatcgatactgaaataactgaaatggtTCCAGTGctccttttctgcagtatcgatATACTGATACCATCTGGGTGTTGTtgctctctcttctctccaaCGGTAAAATTACACACACCCGCCTCCTCTTATTCACGTTGCGTGTCCACTGTCGTGAAGCAAGCGGAGCAAAGTGAGCTTTTTCAGTTAATTTCATATCATTCGCTCTGGTTAAATAGTGCTTGCATTGTGCATAATTTCAGTCATTTCCAAAGTTTCACGCTCACACCAAAAGCGCaacactgatctatataagtgtcgtgcacataaagccgcctctcaaacaGCCCGCGAGTACAAAATTGAGCTCTTTTTGTGGCTTATTGTGattaaatggtcaaatacatacaaattagTCAAAATTCCTGTTTTGCCGATTATTTGGGTAAAAAATGTCCGTTTTGTATTGTGTATGGTTGAAAAAGAATGAACCCATGTTGTGTAATAGTATATACTTTAGGATCTGTGCATAAACTctagcctaataaacctgctgttgtctgtgtcaatgttaatcaaaaaacaaaagccagagaaaatcactcgctgctctaatttttacatttgattttacatttgattacttccatttcatttgtatttcttacccgaatactactgttagaccatgtttatttcatttgtctctttattgtatatttgtgctattgtttgtaatttgtttattttgtttttattttattgctgacTGATTACGTGGGTTTTTTTGTAAATCTAGTTCAATGATTCAAAATAGCCCCCCTGTTCTGTGTAAGCTAATATAACAAAATTACCCAAATGatcaaataactgaaataacaaATTATCTGTATGGCAgtatatatggcagttttcccccTGTTATCTGTCACAAACTGTCCAGTCTAGGGTTCAGTGGAAAGTTCAGTGACAaagataaaactgaaataataaggGACTTAAAGTTATCAACAATTCCTCCTCTCCTGTTCCAGCTCACAACAACCACAAAGTTTTTGACTCATAAggcttttctttattttttgtttgcaaaaCAATTAACAGAAGCATACCTTCAGAAGGGGGTTCGggccaaaacaacaaacaaaatggGAACTAACTAAGGGTTTAGAAAATGCTAACTTACCTGACAAAggaaattacaaataaaatacaataatctGCCCTAGCTCCCCAACTAAACAAACAGGAGAAAACAAGATTGCACAAATTAaaagtggagagagagagagagagagagagagagagagagagagagaaaagaccGTGCACAACATACACAATCCCATATACATCACAGTAAATGTGTagacacaaaataataataataataacgtcCAAGACATAACACCCCCACCCTTAGTTATAAAACCCAATTTGTAACAAGTTAGGTTACAACACATGaattagaaaagaaaaaagaaaaaatcagaTATCACCAGCGTAAGCCCTTGATAGTGCATCAGCTACGATGTTTTCTGCACCTTTCTTGTAGCGTACACTCCAGAGGTGGGAGTAAGTCACAATTGTGCAAGTCACAAGCAAGTCTCAAGTGTTAACATTCAAGTCTCAAGCAAGTCCAAGTCAATTTTTGTGAGAATCaagcaagtcaagtcaagtcactgCTTTATGTCAAGCAATTCAAGTCAAGTCGTAGCTTGGGTCAAACAAGTCACTGGCAAGTCATACAAATGTTTGATGATTTAactgaatttatattaaaataagttaaaactaCAGTAGTTATAGACTATGGgagttttatttacaaaaaaattgcaatacACATTTCTACTCAAAAGGTGTCCACATACAGCTGAGctgttaatacaataaaaatctaaaaaataaaaaataaataaatgaatgtgtgtgtgtgtgtatgagtgaaaAGTGTTTTGTTTGCATGTCCATGGTTGTGTTtgcaaatttgatttttttttcctttttatttgtgtgtgtgtgtgtgtgtgtatgagagagagagagagagagagagagagagagaggtgattTGATTAAGCGTGATTCATTAATAtttgtgagtgaatgtgtgtgcgtgtatgagtgaaaagtgtattgtttgtttggaaggttttttttttttttttttagtttgtttgtgtatgcATGGATGGGTTTGCAagcctgtatgattttttttctttgtgtgtgtacaaTATATTTATGTGCATCCCAATAAACTATCCATAGGCTTTTCACTCAAAGTCTAACACTGAAGACCAATTATTAGACACTGTACACATACTAAGTGCTATTGCAAAAAAAGCTGACATTTACTTATAAACAGTTAATAACCATTTACAATGCATTGCACttgcaaaaaattaaatgtgataattttctgttacctttgttcttcaatgacagacagcattggttgctgtcactttaagatctgccGCACATGACGCGGATCTCACGCGCATCCcactttctcacaactctttactttcgtttaatactttatttaactcattcaagGCTGCTCTAATGAGGATACTcgaaaaaaacagacatttttggCATTATG
This window encodes:
- the LOC127505576 gene encoding polymeric immunoglobulin receptor-like isoform X48, which translates into the protein MRAAIIIFIFITLCLISGQVLCFSVFGCTGGSLMFKCPYQNDQHKEKRFCRDRSCKMGISTELQRHWVYNGRFALYDDENSRFFTVFIRNLSREDDGEYTCGNNQTWSRDVELKVNSESRCGTSVILDEYVGQTITFHCEYDDKFKSHTKVFYRLNGDPVHVLNSSQSSQSSEEKFILSDSHEDHFTVTIRDISADDGGVYLCGVERDRSDDRPSETSITHITFIKEIQLNVKIFSGQITSVLVQAYSSKSVFITCKFPQEFKGNKKFIQKDPSQKIPVDEQNQWVRHDKVHMYDDSSEGLLKVFISDLTAADEGTYRCGVNIAGDDLFTEVKLTVNQVDHFNASSKASAVIGESVKLTCDFPEKHDETFKHICRENEKKICENISSSEQKRFEFSVSTAGVFTVIISDVSERDAGVYWCGAETRDTHLTSVSLTNQHQLTVTMPPAVGREGDSSEIKCPYNAKHSKEVKHLCKGKCFTEDAQNIIRSDEADAKKPKISVKDEPELNLFTVTLSDLRAEDAGIYWCAVKDAFNLPTELMIVMKDAVTHEASVGGSVSISCKFIRNHTRLQRSFCRGDQPNICVRDGVRVSSNRRTNGRFSVTDETSAGVFTVNINDLTEEDSGKYWCAEESSGSFIFTEVHLHVIRGSFVIVVVSVGLILLAVCLVLLLLKIKYNCKHGIISSSDRREGGDHDMAQEEIQDSDPASTPLDSTVQLPTVPSDGLLYAAVSFQKHEESGVNCSVSKEEIHSDYASVKHSIMPN